In Meiothermus ruber DSM 1279, the following proteins share a genomic window:
- a CDS encoding AAA family ATPase has product MTEPILGSLEMIRQAIARAVGEGVLLPEDRPDLLNTTATRIITERVRFGLKRQFKFVLIHGPAGVGKTATLKNLAEQTGGAYIRCYPDFSAPALVRAAAERLQITQVERYHVLLNIVVESLRRNPRLIILDDIENIPRSTLGTAKYLADETKSTIVLCTMDEYVPLVRRYRDIESRIGIVAQAMPLKQPEFARLYAQSGFSPATLKSIYAHTGGVMRDIENLIRSLDDALETLNAEIDENQPRFTRAHIEPQNVDEAAALLNLTGGSK; this is encoded by the coding sequence ATGACAGAACCTATTTTGGGATCCCTGGAGATGATTCGTCAAGCCATCGCCCGGGCGGTGGGGGAGGGCGTCCTACTGCCGGAGGACCGGCCCGACCTGCTCAACACCACCGCGACGCGCATCATTACAGAACGGGTGCGCTTTGGACTCAAGCGCCAGTTTAAGTTCGTGCTGATACACGGGCCCGCAGGGGTGGGGAAGACCGCTACTCTGAAAAACCTGGCCGAACAGACGGGCGGGGCCTACATCCGCTGCTACCCCGACTTCTCCGCACCAGCTCTGGTGCGGGCCGCAGCGGAGCGGCTCCAGATCACGCAGGTGGAGCGCTATCACGTGCTGTTGAACATCGTGGTGGAGAGCCTGCGCCGCAACCCCCGGCTGATCATCCTGGACGACATCGAGAACATCCCCCGCAGTACCCTGGGCACCGCCAAATACCTGGCCGACGAGACCAAATCCACGATCGTGCTGTGCACGATGGACGAGTACGTGCCCCTGGTGCGCCGTTACCGGGATATCGAGAGCCGCATCGGCATCGTGGCCCAGGCCATGCCGCTCAAACAGCCTGAGTTCGCCCGGCTGTACGCCCAGAGCGGGTTTAGCCCCGCCACCCTCAAATCCATCTACGCCCACACCGGCGGGGTGATGCGGGACATCGAGAACCTCATACGGAGCCTGGACGACGCGCTGGAGACCTTGAATGCCGAGATAGACGAAAACCAGCCCAGGTTCACTCGGGCACATATCGAACCACAGAACGTGGATGAGGCGGCGGCACTTCTCAACCTGACAGGAGGAAGCAAATGA
- a CDS encoding integrase catalytic domain-containing protein — protein MATWVIYRRKNYVRTFSVRGVRDVRRRLEAHPVTRAALMNEDQRREFMRTWSGAVVATHPNELWQMDMTRCDTLVWGYARATDTEPSAFRLRIHDCIDHYTGAIPALVFSREESRRPTTRLLILGLFPKPGGWNIYGKPKRIYHDNGSSYIAEATQRGLATLGIETSTSPAWVSHTRGKIENFHKLFHAWERTLPGYAGEDASQRNDWELARLIQNTRTWWEKGCPREADPGRGNRLLLEEEYKQEALNWLQNDYHARILPGGCTRAELFLREVPPETQIQYNLRDLLEIFAESEERTVTGNGEIRWKNQRYTLPDGTLMLYQNRTVVVSEYEHPMTGEPIVNLYIQQPNGTLLELGQAFPAPENALSPEARSQRRANKTAIKDLFAQAEKFRHQYLNPSWRQDAVLAKGSAVPAEPIALELRGPKAELKRETPAQAAAKAAESQAELIEKLRQSDNPVSRALANLGMGTSAPDPFGFGEE, from the coding sequence GTGGCAACTTGGGTTATATATAGGCGCAAAAACTACGTGCGCACCTTCAGCGTTCGGGGAGTACGGGACGTGCGCCGCCGCCTCGAGGCGCACCCCGTGACCCGGGCGGCCCTGATGAACGAAGACCAGCGGCGGGAGTTTATGCGCACCTGGTCGGGGGCGGTGGTGGCGACCCATCCCAACGAACTCTGGCAGATGGATATGACCCGCTGCGACACCCTGGTCTGGGGCTATGCCCGCGCCACAGACACCGAGCCCAGCGCATTCCGCCTGCGGATTCACGACTGCATTGACCACTACACCGGGGCCATTCCCGCCCTGGTTTTTAGCAGAGAGGAAAGCCGCCGCCCGACCACCCGCCTGCTCATTCTGGGCCTCTTCCCCAAACCGGGCGGGTGGAACATATACGGGAAACCCAAACGCATCTACCACGACAACGGTTCGTCCTATATTGCCGAGGCCACCCAGCGCGGCCTGGCCACCCTGGGCATCGAGACCAGCACCTCACCGGCCTGGGTGAGCCATACCCGGGGGAAAATTGAGAATTTCCACAAACTCTTTCACGCCTGGGAGCGCACCCTGCCTGGCTACGCCGGGGAGGATGCCAGCCAGCGCAACGACTGGGAGCTGGCCCGGCTGATCCAAAACACCCGCACCTGGTGGGAGAAGGGCTGCCCTCGGGAGGCCGACCCCGGGCGGGGCAACCGGCTGCTGCTGGAGGAAGAATACAAACAGGAGGCGCTGAACTGGCTGCAAAACGACTACCACGCGCGGATTTTGCCCGGTGGCTGTACCCGAGCCGAACTGTTCTTGCGGGAAGTCCCGCCCGAAACCCAGATTCAATACAACCTGCGCGACCTGCTGGAGATATTTGCCGAAAGCGAGGAACGCACCGTGACGGGCAACGGCGAGATCCGCTGGAAAAACCAGCGCTACACTTTGCCCGACGGCACCCTGATGCTCTACCAAAACCGCACGGTGGTGGTGTCTGAGTACGAACACCCGATGACCGGGGAGCCGATCGTCAACCTATATATACAGCAGCCCAACGGCACCCTTCTTGAGCTAGGCCAGGCCTTTCCCGCGCCCGAGAACGCCCTGTCACCGGAGGCCAGATCCCAGCGCCGGGCCAATAAAACAGCCATCAAGGACTTATTCGCCCAGGCCGAAAAATTCCGTCACCAGTACCTCAACCCGAGCTGGCGGCAGGACGCAGTTCTGGCGAAAGGTTCCGCCGTTCCTGCTGAGCCCATCGCCCTGGAATTGCGAGGCCCTAAAGCCGAACTGAAACGCGAGACCCCGGCCCAGGCCGCGGCTAAAGCCGCTGAAAGCCAGGCTGAACTGATAGAGAAGCTGCGCCAGAGCGACAACCCCGTGAGCCGCGCCCTGGCGAACCTAGGCATGGGCACATCGGCCCCCGACCCCTTTGGATTCGGAGAGGAATAA
- a CDS encoding IS982 family transposase: MNWTVLVAFCIIDDLLKTLGHKDDPQSKTPASVVLTLWILAALAFAGKHKHALIYAKEQGLFSYIPSPSRFSRRLHSLAHWIPLLLSLSKTLWEQLSSVEHYILDTLPLPVCENIRAPRCRLAPARVYRGYIPSKRSYFHGLKLHLVCTDNQWISEVLLTPGATADVEGLYRLPLDLPQGSELYVDRGYTDYQAEDDLAMAEGIRLRAIRKGNSKRYHPPGQFIATVGRKIIESVGAALTELFPKRIHATTLQGFVLKVWGFIFAHNFRRLASIL; this comes from the coding sequence ATGAACTGGACTGTTCTAGTGGCCTTCTGCATTATAGACGATCTGCTCAAGACCCTCGGACACAAGGACGACCCCCAGAGCAAGACCCCCGCCAGCGTCGTCCTCACCCTCTGGATTCTGGCCGCCCTGGCTTTCGCTGGAAAGCACAAGCACGCCCTGATCTATGCCAAAGAGCAGGGTCTTTTCAGCTACATCCCCTCCCCCAGCCGCTTCAGCCGACGGCTGCACAGCCTGGCCCACTGGATACCGCTGCTATTGTCCCTGAGCAAGACTTTATGGGAGCAGCTAAGCTCAGTGGAGCACTACATCCTCGACACCTTACCCCTGCCGGTCTGTGAAAACATCCGCGCGCCCCGTTGCCGCCTGGCCCCAGCCCGCGTATACCGGGGCTACATTCCCAGCAAACGCAGCTACTTCCACGGACTCAAGCTCCACCTGGTCTGCACGGATAACCAGTGGATCAGCGAAGTTCTCCTCACCCCTGGCGCTACCGCGGACGTGGAGGGGTTGTATCGGCTGCCGCTGGACTTGCCGCAGGGAAGCGAGCTGTACGTGGATCGGGGGTACACCGACTATCAGGCCGAAGATGACCTGGCCATGGCTGAGGGCATCCGGCTGCGTGCCATCCGCAAGGGGAACTCCAAGCGCTACCACCCACCCGGTCAGTTCATAGCCACCGTGGGCAGGAAGATTATCGAGTCGGTGGGTGCTGCCCTGACGGAACTATTCCCCAAGCGCATACATGCCACGACCCTCCAGGGCTTTGTGCTCAAGGTGTGGGGCTTCATCTTTGCCCACAACTTCAGGCGGCTGGCTAGTATTTTGTAG
- a CDS encoding helix-turn-helix domain-containing protein yields the protein MREHPNEIAQALSELMDRRKMSANVLSKKSGVANGYIYELLSGKKGEQIGLHILQRLARALGVKTSYLVHRIEKISSEKTYAARKK from the coding sequence ATGAGAGAACACCCAAACGAAATTGCACAAGCTCTATCCGAACTTATGGATAGGCGTAAAATGAGTGCAAACGTATTGAGCAAAAAGTCGGGTGTTGCGAATGGTTACATCTATGAACTGCTTTCTGGAAAAAAGGGAGAGCAGATTGGATTGCATATTCTGCAGCGGCTTGCTCGGGCCCTGGGAGTAAAAACTAGTTACCTGGTTCATCGTATCGAAAAAATCTCTTCGGAGAAAACCTATGCAGCCAGAAAAAAGTAG
- a CDS encoding S24 family peptidase gives MSHLVKRHRIGTIGMGRPRKYPILNGPVNDLIFAAMRRDGISKPNEWADKWGIGRTALRTAMVGRQSAAGTWVRPDIRTLWRLAKALDVPLVYLIERFYDDLEDVEALWPQIPIIGWVGAGSGSEEDIREKYVPVDMDIALRGSAVAFKVRGNSMCAGPKPICDGDVIIVDCRNKGRVGSRVVARLADGNYVCKLLKHGPNGNYLVSANPSSDNSYPDVIPASSVKEIVGKVIEVRSSDSL, from the coding sequence ATGAGCCATTTGGTCAAGCGTCATCGAATCGGCACAATCGGTATGGGTAGACCTCGAAAGTACCCGATATTAAATGGGCCCGTCAACGATCTAATCTTCGCCGCAATGAGGCGTGATGGGATCTCAAAGCCCAATGAGTGGGCTGATAAGTGGGGCATAGGTCGAACTGCTCTACGCACCGCAATGGTTGGACGACAATCGGCAGCTGGCACCTGGGTTCGCCCTGATATTAGAACCCTATGGCGACTTGCTAAGGCATTAGACGTACCTCTTGTTTACCTAATTGAGCGGTTCTACGATGACCTGGAAGATGTCGAAGCTCTTTGGCCCCAGATTCCAATTATTGGTTGGGTAGGCGCTGGGAGCGGCAGTGAAGAGGATATCCGAGAAAAGTACGTCCCGGTAGATATGGATATTGCTTTGCGGGGGAGCGCAGTAGCGTTCAAGGTTCGCGGCAACTCTATGTGCGCAGGCCCAAAGCCCATCTGTGATGGCGATGTGATCATAGTAGATTGCCGAAATAAGGGCAGGGTTGGTTCAAGGGTTGTCGCTCGCCTTGCTGATGGCAACTATGTCTGCAAGTTGCTAAAGCATGGCCCTAATGGAAACTATTTGGTCAGCGCCAACCCATCATCAGATAATTCTTATCCTGATGTTATTCCAGCCTCCTCTGTTAAGGAGATAGTTGGAAAGGTGATTGAAGTTCGCTCATCTGATTCCCTTTAG
- a CDS encoding transposase has product MRTNKYASQLLGQVVLAVKALAGLLNPPSRLRMDSKKLPTAALARAKRVRLPGRIGRDHANRTYFYGLRLHAQVDDRGYLRRVLLRPAQEHDVVVAVRLLRGLKYVVVTGDKGYLSRKRPGAGWI; this is encoded by the coding sequence GTGCGGACAAATAAATATGCAAGCCAGCTGCTGGGGCAGGTGGTGCTGGCCGTCAAGGCCCTGGCCGGTCTCCTGAATCCCCCATCGCGCCTGCGCATGGATTCCAAGAAGTTGCCCACCGCCGCCCTGGCGCGGGCTAAGCGGGTTAGACTCCCCGGCCGTATAGGGCGGGATCATGCCAACCGCACGTACTTTTACGGATTGCGCTTGCACGCCCAGGTGGACGACCGGGGCTATTTGCGCCGGGTGCTGTTGCGCCCAGCCCAGGAGCATGATGTGGTGGTGGCCGTGCGGCTGCTACGGGGGTTGAAGTATGTGGTGGTCACAGGAGACAAGGGCTACCTGAGCCGGAAGCGGCCCGGTGCGGGGTGGATCTGA
- the mraZ gene encoding division/cell wall cluster transcriptional repressor MraZ, with amino-acid sequence MPFGEYQYSLDDKGRVVIPQPFRSFIEDGVVITRGLEGCLYMYPLLAWSNIERQLQNVPLIDREAQELVRFLYSGAHKTQMDNASRVTIPPPLRKFAGLEDTNEAVVVGAPTRLELWSEQRWWAAITKFVENPTTPEALRGLIG; translated from the coding sequence ATGCCCTTCGGTGAATACCAGTATAGCCTCGATGACAAGGGTAGGGTGGTGATTCCACAGCCCTTCCGCTCGTTTATCGAGGATGGGGTGGTGATCACCCGGGGCCTCGAGGGCTGTCTCTACATGTACCCCCTGCTGGCCTGGAGCAATATCGAGCGCCAGCTACAGAACGTTCCGCTCATCGACCGGGAAGCCCAGGAGCTGGTGCGCTTCTTATACTCGGGGGCTCATAAAACCCAGATGGACAACGCCTCGAGGGTGACCATTCCTCCACCTTTGCGCAAGTTTGCCGGCCTCGAGGACACCAACGAAGCCGTGGTGGTGGGCGCACCCACCCGCTTAGAGCTTTGGAGCGAGCAGCGCTGGTGGGCCGCCATCACCAAGTTTGTAGAGAATCCCACCACCCCCGAAGCCCTGCGCGGCCTGATTGGATGA
- the rsmH gene encoding 16S rRNA (cytosine(1402)-N(4))-methyltransferase RsmH gives MNHTPVLYHEALDWLSIRPGGLYVDATLGGAGHTRGILERGGQVVAFDQDPAAIARAQALGLPNLTLIQANFRELVPELAKRGTPQVDGLLADLGVSSFHLDDAGRGFSYQHEGPLDMRMGQGELTAHEVVNTYPEEALAEILFRYGEEPRARRIARFIVEHRPIHTTTQLAEVIRRATGFRSAGHPARKSFQALRIYINDELGALEQLLRSAEAVLKPGGRLVVISFHSLEDRLVKHFLRESTALRSLTKKPIVPSEAEQRENPRARSAKMRVAERIDGGNP, from the coding sequence ATGAACCACACCCCGGTGCTCTACCACGAGGCCCTGGACTGGCTTTCGATTCGGCCGGGCGGCCTGTATGTGGACGCCACCCTGGGGGGGGCCGGCCATACCCGCGGCATTCTGGAGCGGGGGGGCCAGGTGGTGGCATTTGATCAAGATCCGGCCGCCATCGCCCGGGCACAGGCTTTGGGCTTACCCAACCTAACGCTCATTCAGGCCAATTTCCGCGAGCTGGTGCCCGAACTCGCCAAGCGCGGTACCCCGCAGGTGGACGGTCTGCTGGCCGACCTGGGGGTCTCGAGCTTCCACCTCGACGATGCCGGTCGGGGTTTCAGCTACCAACACGAAGGCCCCCTGGACATGCGCATGGGCCAGGGTGAGCTCACCGCCCACGAAGTGGTTAACACTTACCCGGAAGAAGCCCTGGCCGAAATTCTGTTCCGCTACGGCGAAGAGCCGCGCGCCCGCCGTATTGCCCGCTTTATTGTGGAGCACCGCCCCATCCACACCACCACCCAGCTAGCCGAGGTGATCCGCCGGGCCACCGGCTTCCGCTCGGCAGGCCATCCGGCCCGCAAAAGCTTCCAGGCACTGCGAATTTACATCAACGACGAGCTGGGCGCCCTGGAGCAACTCTTACGCAGCGCCGAGGCGGTGCTCAAGCCCGGCGGCAGGCTGGTGGTCATCAGCTTCCACTCACTCGAAGACCGCCTGGTCAAACATTTTCTGCGTGAGTCTACCGCGCTGCGTTCCCTTACCAAAAAACCCATCGTGCCCTCTGAGGCCGAGCAACGGGAAAACCCTCGAGCCCGAAGTGCCAAGATGCGCGTGGCCGAGCGCATAGACGGAGGCAACCCATGA
- a CDS encoding peptidoglycan D,D-transpeptidase FtsI family protein, with amino-acid sequence MNQLGTHEQATLNRGWVVLLAIVAFMLGLGYGFYILWHNAPSLLLRPPTAQAAPAVRGRLEAADGTPLALSTPQETRLYPLGLSATQLVGFGERSGGKGLSGLELDLEPLLAQGQNLRLTIDPQVQAIAEQALWKGLEAAKADWGTAVVMESQTGRLLAVANGPAFDPTAPRGDIRKDIAWRNHAFMYALEPGSTIKALTAAVLLEENVARLDTKVYAPMSRRVAGWTINDVVRHPETLTLSEVLKYSSNVGITTLAERIPPKTLFDFFKQLHFLDDQLLPPLSYQPPIAVQIAAPQVRPIQRWGPAEYANATFGQGFLITPLHLTAAYNALAADGVYRQPILFEGNTSQSKAVFRPQVARAIRQALTQGITENAKLRGYTLGGKTGTAQVVVNGRYSSSVYTALFAGFIPSDTPRVTVVVALYHPKGSRIHGAQVAAPIYREIAARLFALWGVPPQPQLEASPNTSKLVH; translated from the coding sequence TTGAACCAACTGGGCACCCACGAGCAGGCCACCCTTAACCGAGGCTGGGTGGTGCTATTGGCCATAGTGGCTTTTATGCTGGGGCTGGGGTATGGCTTTTATATCCTGTGGCACAACGCCCCAAGCCTGCTGCTACGCCCCCCTACTGCCCAAGCCGCACCAGCGGTTCGCGGCCGTCTGGAGGCCGCCGATGGAACCCCCCTAGCCCTGAGCACGCCCCAGGAGACCCGGCTGTATCCACTGGGACTCTCAGCAACCCAGTTGGTCGGTTTTGGCGAGCGCAGCGGGGGCAAGGGGCTTTCGGGCCTCGAGCTCGATCTGGAGCCCCTGCTGGCCCAGGGCCAGAACCTGCGCCTGACCATCGACCCCCAGGTGCAGGCCATCGCCGAGCAGGCCTTGTGGAAGGGCCTCGAGGCGGCCAAAGCCGACTGGGGTACGGCGGTGGTTATGGAAAGCCAGACCGGCCGACTTTTAGCGGTGGCCAATGGCCCAGCCTTCGACCCCACGGCCCCCCGGGGCGATATTCGCAAGGACATCGCCTGGCGCAACCACGCTTTTATGTATGCGCTCGAGCCGGGCTCAACCATCAAAGCCCTGACCGCTGCCGTGCTGCTGGAAGAAAACGTGGCCCGGCTGGACACCAAGGTCTATGCCCCCATGAGCCGGCGCGTGGCTGGCTGGACGATCAACGACGTGGTACGGCACCCCGAGACCCTCACCCTGAGCGAGGTGCTCAAGTACTCCTCGAATGTGGGCATCACCACCCTGGCCGAGCGAATTCCACCCAAGACCCTATTCGATTTCTTCAAGCAGCTACACTTTCTGGATGACCAGCTTCTTCCACCGTTGTCCTACCAGCCGCCAATTGCGGTGCAGATAGCCGCCCCCCAGGTGCGCCCTATACAGCGCTGGGGGCCTGCCGAGTACGCCAATGCCACCTTTGGGCAGGGTTTTCTGATTACCCCCCTGCACCTAACCGCTGCCTACAACGCCCTGGCCGCCGATGGTGTCTACCGCCAGCCCATCCTGTTCGAGGGCAACACCTCGCAAAGCAAGGCGGTCTTCCGACCGCAGGTGGCCCGTGCAATCCGCCAGGCCCTCACCCAGGGCATAACCGAGAACGCCAAGCTCCGCGGCTACACCCTGGGCGGCAAAACCGGTACCGCCCAGGTGGTGGTGAATGGCCGCTACAGCAGCAGTGTGTACACTGCCCTGTTCGCCGGCTTCATCCCCTCCGATACCCCACGCGTGACCGTGGTGGTCGCGCTGTACCATCCCAAGGGCAGCCGCATCCACGGAGCCCAGGTGGCCGCCCCCATCTACCGCGAGATTGCGGCCCGGCTCTTCGCGCTCTGGGGCGTTCCACCCCAGCCGCAGTTGGAAGCCTCGCCCAATACCAGTAAACTGGTTCATTGA
- a CDS encoding UDP-N-acetylmuramoyl-tripeptide--D-alanyl-D-alanine ligase, whose translation MVPSNTPKELRPEWVASLTGGQVHPGASVAHDLHWDSRQVGPGVAFFALPGARTHGREFGQQAVQAGAAFVVSDLNHPGAVQVARPERALLAVGRALRDQFRGSVLAVGGSSGKTTTKECLAQGLAWPAPEGNLNNAPGLTRFFFHLEPAEGCVVELGIDRLLEMAELTYLARPDIGVLTGLGVEHLEGLGNLENVVREESWLLQVSPLRLASVQAAELLDLPNLVTYGIEAGDFRAEGVEMGLEATRFRFEGKVVHLPYPGVGPVMGALAALAVARMLDKPLAQTIERLAALRLPPGRMQRLRLGGIDFIHDAYNANPLSFKAGMAFLQAQPGRKWLVLGRMAELGQEALKHHLEAARLAAAVSPNLVFVGPFAKQQAAEAGGTAVETIEEAVQLLFGKVQPGDLVYLKASRSVGLERLLELWPRENNPSAPAGKEGA comes from the coding sequence ATGGTACCGTCCAACACTCCTAAGGAACTCCGCCCTGAATGGGTGGCCAGTCTGACCGGCGGCCAGGTGCACCCCGGTGCCTCGGTGGCCCACGACCTGCACTGGGACTCCCGCCAGGTTGGCCCGGGGGTGGCCTTTTTCGCCCTGCCGGGCGCCCGAACGCATGGGCGCGAGTTCGGTCAGCAGGCTGTGCAAGCCGGCGCCGCTTTCGTGGTCAGCGACCTGAACCACCCCGGTGCGGTGCAGGTGGCCAGGCCTGAGCGGGCCTTGCTGGCGGTTGGGCGGGCCTTGCGGGATCAGTTCAGGGGAAGCGTGCTGGCGGTAGGCGGCAGCTCGGGCAAGACCACCACCAAGGAATGCCTGGCCCAGGGGCTGGCCTGGCCGGCCCCGGAAGGCAATCTTAACAACGCCCCCGGCCTCACGCGCTTCTTTTTCCACCTGGAGCCGGCCGAAGGCTGTGTGGTGGAGCTGGGCATCGACCGGCTGCTGGAAATGGCCGAACTGACCTACCTGGCCCGACCCGATATCGGGGTGCTCACCGGCCTGGGCGTGGAGCATCTGGAAGGGCTGGGGAACCTCGAGAACGTCGTTCGGGAGGAAAGCTGGCTGTTGCAGGTCAGCCCCCTGCGGCTGGCCAGCGTGCAGGCCGCTGAGCTGCTGGACTTACCCAACCTGGTCACCTATGGCATCGAAGCCGGCGACTTCCGCGCCGAAGGGGTCGAGATGGGCCTCGAGGCCACCCGCTTCCGCTTCGAGGGAAAGGTTGTCCACCTCCCCTACCCCGGTGTGGGGCCGGTGATGGGGGCGCTGGCTGCGCTGGCCGTCGCCCGGATGCTGGACAAGCCCCTCGCCCAGACCATCGAGCGGCTGGCCGCCCTCCGGCTGCCCCCCGGCCGGATGCAGCGCCTGCGGCTGGGTGGTATCGACTTTATCCACGATGCCTACAACGCCAACCCCCTGTCGTTTAAGGCCGGAATGGCGTTTTTACAGGCGCAGCCTGGCCGCAAGTGGCTGGTGCTGGGGCGCATGGCCGAGCTGGGCCAGGAAGCCTTAAAGCACCACCTCGAGGCCGCCCGGCTGGCTGCTGCCGTCAGCCCAAACCTGGTTTTCGTCGGCCCGTTTGCAAAACAGCAGGCCGCCGAAGCCGGTGGAACCGCCGTAGAAACCATCGAGGAGGCGGTGCAGTTGCTTTTTGGCAAAGTTCAACCCGGCGACCTGGTCTACCTCAAAGCCTCGCGCAGCGTGGGCCTCGAGCGCCTCCTGGAACTCTGGCCCCGAGAAAACAACCCGTCGGCACCGGCCGGAAAGGAGGGGGCATGA
- a CDS encoding phospho-N-acetylmuramoyl-pentapeptide-transferase, with the protein MNTLAAALLLSWFLVGLWITLMQSLRLGKQVRADGPQSHLAKMGTPSMGGVAFLLAAGVVYGLSGGDKWAGLWLLVLGMALLGLADDLAGSLRRPLRAREKLVVQALMSLIFAVWAARQVQYTPYPVLDVLIFTLVVIAACNAFNFTDGVDGLLASVTTVILLPFVGLPIAQAMVGALLGFLWHNAPKATVFMGDTGSMALGALTAGLFILEGKLWWLPLAALIPVLEVLSVVIQVSYFRRTGKRFFRMSPLHHHFELSGWPESKVVFRFVVVTALCTALAVHLWGGLG; encoded by the coding sequence ATGAACACCCTCGCAGCGGCACTGCTCCTGAGCTGGTTCCTGGTGGGGCTTTGGATTACCCTCATGCAGTCGCTGCGGCTTGGCAAGCAGGTGCGGGCCGATGGGCCGCAAAGCCACCTGGCTAAGATGGGCACCCCCAGCATGGGCGGGGTGGCGTTTCTGCTGGCGGCTGGGGTTGTGTACGGCCTCTCGGGCGGCGATAAGTGGGCGGGGCTCTGGCTGCTGGTGCTGGGCATGGCCCTGCTGGGCTTAGCCGACGACCTGGCAGGTTCGCTGCGCCGCCCCCTGAGGGCCCGGGAGAAGCTGGTGGTGCAGGCGCTGATGAGCCTGATCTTCGCCGTATGGGCCGCGCGCCAGGTGCAGTACACCCCCTACCCCGTGCTGGATGTTCTGATCTTTACGCTGGTGGTGATAGCCGCCTGCAACGCCTTCAACTTTACCGACGGGGTGGACGGGCTGCTGGCCAGCGTCACCACGGTCATACTGCTGCCCTTCGTGGGCCTGCCCATCGCCCAGGCTATGGTGGGGGCGCTGCTGGGCTTTTTGTGGCACAACGCCCCCAAGGCCACGGTGTTTATGGGCGATACCGGCAGCATGGCCCTGGGCGCGCTGACCGCAGGGCTTTTCATCCTGGAGGGCAAGCTGTGGTGGCTGCCGCTGGCCGCGCTGATTCCGGTACTGGAGGTGCTCTCGGTGGTCATCCAGGTAAGCTATTTCCGCCGTACTGGAAAACGCTTCTTCCGCATGAGTCCGCTGCACCACCACTTCGAACTGTCCGGCTGGCCTGAGAGCAAGGTGGTCTTTCGCTTTGTCGTTGTCACCGCATTGTGCACAGCCCTGGCGGTGCACCTGTGGGGAGGATTGGGATGA